One genomic window of Trichlorobacter lovleyi includes the following:
- a CDS encoding HlyD family secretion protein, producing MHEEDLTPASLPDTEEQTTSPSDKKLLTRQRKAALILISILLLGAWFGVRWFLKSRTHLSTDNAFIEAHIHPVTPRVGGTVTTVLVHDNQFVKKGDLLVMLDAVDYRVAVDKAEAELGIARNETSGDRLQVAASRAAVQSARIQRDQAELDLKRGTALFGKEVIPREQLDRLQTAQQLSEARLKQAEENLKKDQAIAGIAGESTNKARIRKQLAMLEENRLKLGYTRIVAPVDGYITRKGVEVGATVQPGQALMAVVPLNNTWITANYKESQLTHIKPGQQVTFRVDSYPGQTFKGTVDSIMAGTGAAFSLLPPENATGNYVKVVQRIPVKIKIDSSSDPQHLLRVGMSVEPTVLTGRAASDILKELF from the coding sequence ATGCATGAAGAAGACCTGACACCGGCATCTTTGCCTGATACAGAGGAACAGACCACCTCACCGTCAGACAAAAAGCTGCTTACCCGCCAGCGCAAGGCGGCCTTGATCCTGATTTCAATCCTGCTGCTGGGGGCCTGGTTTGGTGTACGCTGGTTCCTGAAAAGCCGCACTCATCTTTCAACTGACAATGCCTTTATCGAGGCCCACATCCATCCGGTTACGCCACGGGTGGGCGGCACGGTCACAACAGTTCTGGTGCACGACAACCAGTTTGTAAAAAAGGGTGATCTACTGGTGATGCTGGATGCCGTTGACTACCGCGTAGCCGTTGACAAGGCTGAAGCAGAGCTGGGGATTGCCCGTAACGAGACATCCGGTGACCGGCTGCAGGTGGCTGCATCGCGGGCTGCTGTTCAATCGGCGCGGATACAGCGCGACCAGGCGGAACTGGACCTGAAGCGTGGCACCGCCCTGTTTGGTAAAGAGGTTATCCCCCGCGAACAGCTTGATCGCCTCCAGACGGCGCAACAGCTGAGCGAGGCACGCCTGAAACAGGCAGAAGAGAATTTGAAAAAGGATCAAGCGATTGCCGGTATCGCTGGAGAATCCACCAACAAGGCCCGCATTCGCAAGCAACTGGCAATGCTGGAAGAAAACCGCTTAAAGCTTGGATACACACGTATTGTAGCGCCGGTAGATGGCTATATCACTCGCAAAGGTGTTGAAGTGGGAGCAACGGTGCAACCGGGACAGGCGTTAATGGCTGTGGTCCCACTGAACAACACCTGGATTACCGCTAACTACAAGGAAAGCCAGTTAACCCATATCAAACCTGGACAGCAGGTAACGTTCCGGGTTGACTCCTATCCGGGGCAAACGTTCAAAGGAACGGTTGACAGTATCATGGCTGGCACCGGAGCGGCTTTTTCACTGTTGCCTCCCGAAAACGCCACAGGGAACTACGTCAAGGTCGTGCAGCGGATTCCTGTCAAAATCAAGATCGATTCCAGCAGTGACCCCCAACATCTGCTACGGGTGGGTATGAGTGTTGAGCCCACCGTACTGACCGGCCGCGCCGCTTCTGACATCCTGAAAGAGCTGTTCTAG
- a CDS encoding 2-oxoacid:ferredoxin oxidoreductase subunit beta yields MAFDYEKFIRPGKLPHIWCPGCGHGIVMKGLIRAMDSLNLKKEETAIVSGIGCASRLPGYIDCCTLHTAHGRAAAFATGVKLAKPEMNVILVGGDGDGTAIGGNHFIHACRRNINMTYIIMNNYIYGMTGGQFSPCTPTGHKASTTPYGNPDPGFDVAKLAIGAGATFVARGTAFHANQIDKLIAEAIQHKGFSVVEILDDCPTTYGRRNKFKSVVEMMNRLKEVAVPVKAAEKMTAEQLQGKVLTGVLHKVERPEYCEEYAKVIERAGGNK; encoded by the coding sequence ATGGCTTTTGATTACGAAAAATTTATCCGTCCGGGCAAACTGCCCCATATCTGGTGCCCTGGTTGCGGCCACGGTATTGTCATGAAGGGCCTGATTCGTGCCATGGACAGCCTCAACCTGAAGAAGGAAGAGACTGCCATCGTTTCCGGTATCGGTTGCGCCTCCCGTCTGCCCGGCTACATTGATTGCTGCACCCTGCACACCGCTCACGGCCGTGCAGCTGCCTTTGCAACCGGTGTTAAGCTGGCCAAGCCTGAAATGAACGTGATCCTGGTCGGTGGTGACGGCGACGGTACTGCCATTGGTGGTAACCACTTCATCCACGCCTGCCGTCGTAACATCAACATGACCTACATCATCATGAACAACTACATCTACGGCATGACCGGTGGCCAGTTCTCACCTTGTACCCCCACCGGCCACAAGGCTTCAACCACCCCTTACGGCAACCCTGACCCAGGTTTCGATGTGGCCAAGCTGGCCATCGGCGCTGGTGCTACCTTTGTTGCCCGTGGTACCGCCTTCCATGCCAACCAGATTGACAAGCTGATTGCTGAAGCTATTCAGCACAAAGGTTTCTCAGTGGTTGAAATCCTGGATGACTGCCCCACCACCTATGGCCGTCGTAACAAGTTCAAGTCGGTTGTTGAGATGATGAACCGCCTGAAGGAAGTTGCCGTACCGGTGAAGGCTGCCGAGAAGATGACTGCCGAACAACTTCAGGGTAAGGTGCTGACCGGTGTTCTGCACAAGGTTGAGCGTCCTGAGTACTGCGAAGAGTACGCTAAGGTTATCGAGCGCGCTGGCGGCAACAAGTAA
- a CDS encoding TolC family protein has product MRILLYSMMLWLIPANLVAATLSLDDCLVRARNHNPALRVARKDVGIAHESIRQTDAALFPRVDAQGGYTAQLEAQAMKVAGQVMETQQPAYLFASLGINYTLYDFGRREARRSSSRLNLDAITFGLRNQEQEVSLHVVESYFGILETQRNITAATEELQTVEEHRRVAQALYDAGSVTRNDLLQAEVRLANARQQLLARRNLLENQYLLLGFLTGIPAAEHPQLAEPAPPAQPHTAPDRSKAIRQRPDLLALRKVVEMSEQGVRESQSSFYPELFSRLSLDYLENNKLREQAIYGATVGIKINLFDGFASTATRSKSVAAQSRATEQLRLAEEQAQLEIDTSVNDLQVAFERIAVTKESIRQGEENLRINQNRYKERVGTATEVLDAQTLLTQARTEHYRALYDYQRAAARLRKATGDL; this is encoded by the coding sequence ATGCGGATATTGCTTTATAGCATGATGCTGTGGCTGATTCCGGCCAATCTGGTTGCCGCCACGCTCAGCCTTGACGACTGTCTCGTTCGAGCCAGAAATCACAATCCGGCATTACGGGTTGCCCGCAAGGATGTTGGTATCGCCCATGAATCGATCAGACAAACTGATGCAGCACTGTTCCCCCGTGTTGATGCACAAGGCGGTTACACAGCCCAGTTGGAGGCCCAGGCCATGAAAGTTGCCGGGCAGGTCATGGAGACCCAGCAGCCAGCCTACCTCTTCGCCAGCCTGGGCATCAACTACACCCTGTACGACTTTGGCCGCCGAGAGGCCCGACGCAGCAGCAGCAGATTAAATCTTGATGCAATAACATTCGGCCTGCGCAATCAGGAGCAGGAAGTCTCCCTGCACGTGGTTGAAAGTTATTTTGGCATTCTGGAAACGCAAAGAAATATTACCGCTGCCACAGAGGAGCTTCAGACCGTAGAAGAGCACCGCCGGGTCGCCCAGGCGCTGTATGACGCAGGTTCGGTCACCCGCAATGATCTGCTGCAGGCCGAGGTGAGACTCGCCAATGCCCGTCAACAACTGCTGGCGCGCAGGAATCTGCTTGAAAACCAGTACCTGTTGCTTGGCTTCCTTACTGGAATACCAGCTGCTGAGCACCCACAGCTTGCTGAACCGGCCCCTCCGGCACAACCACACACCGCACCAGACCGTTCAAAGGCAATCCGCCAGCGTCCCGACCTTCTTGCCCTGCGCAAGGTGGTAGAGATGAGTGAGCAAGGGGTACGGGAGAGTCAGAGTTCCTTTTATCCGGAACTGTTCAGCCGGCTCTCCCTGGACTACCTTGAAAACAACAAACTGCGTGAACAGGCCATCTATGGCGCCACTGTGGGGATAAAGATCAACCTGTTTGATGGTTTCGCCTCAACCGCCACCCGCAGCAAATCGGTTGCAGCCCAAAGCCGGGCCACCGAACAACTGCGCTTGGCAGAAGAACAGGCACAGCTTGAGATTGATACCAGCGTCAATGATCTGCAGGTCGCGTTTGAGCGGATAGCCGTAACCAAAGAATCAATCCGGCAAGGCGAGGAGAACCTGCGCATCAACCAGAATCGCTACAAAGAACGGGTAGGTACCGCTACTGAGGTGCTGGATGCCCAGACCCTGTTGACGCAGGCCAGAACAGAACATTATCGGGCACTCTATGACTACCAGCGTGCCGCTGCACGTTTGCGTAAAGCCACTGGCGATCTGTAA
- a CDS encoding 2-oxoacid:acceptor oxidoreductase family protein, which produces MARYELRFSGAGGQGLITAGIILAEAASIHEGKQAVQSQSYGPEARGGASKSEVIIDDVPVDYPKATKVDALLALTQEACDKYSADLKDSGILLYDTDLVTKLPEGGFKKVGFNIINTAKNEVGREIVANIVALGAMIALTGVVSRENGLKAVLSRVPEAFLELNEKAYAAGFDKAKAAAA; this is translated from the coding sequence ATGGCCAGGTATGAATTACGTTTTTCCGGTGCCGGTGGACAAGGTCTGATCACTGCGGGGATCATCCTTGCCGAGGCAGCTTCCATCCACGAAGGCAAGCAGGCAGTACAGTCCCAGAGCTATGGCCCTGAGGCTCGTGGTGGTGCTTCCAAGTCAGAGGTCATCATTGATGATGTGCCGGTTGACTACCCCAAGGCAACCAAGGTTGATGCCCTGCTGGCCCTGACCCAAGAAGCCTGTGATAAGTACAGTGCAGACCTGAAGGATTCAGGTATCCTGCTGTATGACACCGATCTGGTAACCAAGTTGCCAGAAGGCGGCTTCAAGAAAGTCGGCTTCAATATCATCAACACCGCCAAGAACGAAGTGGGCCGTGAAATCGTTGCCAACATCGTTGCCCTTGGCGCCATGATCGCCCTGACCGGTGTTGTTTCCCGCGAAAACGGCTTGAAGGCCGTTCTCTCCCGCGTGCCTGAGGCATTTCTGGAGCTGAACGAGAAGGCCTACGCTGCCGGATTCGACAAGGCAAAGGCTGCAGCTGCCTAA
- a CDS encoding GspE/PulE family protein, translated as MITKRLGELLIEQGHISQEQLDEALEMQKMFPDQTVGQLLCRLGYIRESDLSLVLDQKNKRRKLADILLKEGVIDQQKLSQARELSRQNDIPLERALLKLRFIDEEQLARSVATQYDLPYVEIHSISLDPGLARFISSVYAQKHMLVPISMIGNTLTLAMSQPLRHHDIRQLEDNIRLKIISVIASEASVLRALKMLYRVDLSSSSSALDEVNLDLVPDSISELLNKTSAIDEPEVEEEVRKVTEKDSVIVKLVNKIIYDAYMKKASDIHIEPYPGKRDVTVRIRIDGQCLVYQKIPYKYKFAIPSRIKIMADLDIADRRRPQDGKIDFKKFGPLDIELRVATMPTVGQLEDVVIRILTSGEPISFNQLGLTERNQQVFERCLQSPYGLVLVVGPTGSGKTTTLHSGLAMINSSNRKIWTAEDPVEITQIGLRQVQINPKIGFTFASALRSFLRLDPDVIMVGEMRDEETAGIAVEASLTGHLVFSTLHTNSAPETVSRLLEIGLDPYSFSDSLLCVLAQRLARRLCSHCRETYVPTQTELDELLEEYGRDAFALTGIDQKNITMARAHGCEQCGQSGYHGRLGIHEVLDATDHLKYLIKRRADTDDIRLQAIQDGMTSLKQDGILKVLQGLTDIHEVRRVCIK; from the coding sequence ATGATTACCAAACGTCTTGGAGAGTTGCTGATAGAGCAGGGGCATATCAGCCAGGAACAGCTGGACGAAGCACTTGAAATGCAGAAAATGTTTCCGGATCAGACCGTTGGGCAGCTGTTATGCCGTCTGGGGTACATCCGGGAGAGTGACTTGTCATTGGTGTTGGACCAGAAGAATAAACGTCGCAAGCTGGCTGACATTCTGTTGAAGGAAGGTGTGATTGATCAACAGAAGCTTTCCCAGGCCCGTGAGTTGAGCCGACAGAATGATATCCCGCTTGAACGGGCTTTGTTGAAGCTGCGCTTTATTGATGAAGAACAGCTGGCCCGGTCTGTAGCAACACAATATGACCTGCCCTATGTTGAAATTCACTCCATTAGCCTTGATCCCGGTTTAGCCCGCTTCATAAGTTCGGTGTATGCCCAGAAACATATGCTGGTGCCGATTTCAATGATCGGTAATACCTTGACGTTGGCCATGTCGCAACCGTTACGGCATCATGATATCAGGCAGCTTGAGGACAATATTCGCCTTAAGATCATCTCGGTAATCGCCTCTGAAGCCAGTGTCCTGCGTGCCCTTAAAATGCTCTATCGGGTCGATCTTTCATCCAGCAGCAGCGCCCTGGATGAGGTAAACCTCGATCTGGTGCCGGATAGTATTTCCGAGTTGTTAAACAAGACCTCAGCCATCGATGAGCCGGAAGTCGAGGAGGAGGTTCGCAAGGTAACGGAAAAAGACTCCGTTATTGTCAAGCTGGTTAACAAGATCATTTATGACGCCTATATGAAGAAGGCGTCTGACATCCACATTGAACCCTATCCGGGTAAACGTGATGTAACGGTCCGTATCAGGATTGACGGACAATGTCTGGTCTACCAGAAAATCCCCTATAAGTATAAATTTGCCATTCCATCTCGGATCAAGATCATGGCAGACCTTGATATTGCTGATCGGCGCAGGCCACAGGACGGCAAGATCGATTTTAAGAAGTTCGGGCCTCTTGATATTGAACTGCGGGTTGCCACGATGCCCACGGTGGGGCAGCTTGAAGATGTTGTCATCCGCATCCTGACCAGCGGTGAACCGATATCGTTCAATCAATTGGGGCTGACTGAGCGCAATCAACAGGTTTTTGAGCGCTGCCTGCAAAGCCCGTATGGTCTGGTGCTGGTGGTTGGGCCCACCGGTTCTGGTAAGACCACCACGCTGCATTCTGGTTTGGCCATGATCAACTCGTCAAACCGTAAAATCTGGACTGCAGAAGATCCGGTTGAGATCACGCAAATCGGTTTGCGTCAGGTGCAGATCAACCCCAAAATCGGCTTTACCTTTGCATCTGCGTTGCGTTCGTTTCTGCGTCTTGACCCTGATGTGATCATGGTTGGCGAGATGCGGGATGAAGAAACAGCTGGCATTGCGGTGGAAGCCTCGTTGACCGGCCATTTGGTGTTTTCTACTCTGCATACCAACTCTGCCCCTGAGACCGTTTCCCGTCTGTTGGAGATCGGGTTGGACCCCTACAGCTTTTCAGATTCATTGCTGTGCGTTTTGGCACAACGTCTGGCTCGGCGGCTGTGTTCGCATTGCAGGGAAACGTACGTACCGACTCAAACAGAGCTGGATGAGCTGTTGGAAGAGTATGGACGTGATGCCTTTGCGCTTACTGGCATAGATCAAAAAAATATTACGATGGCGCGAGCACATGGTTGTGAGCAGTGCGGACAATCCGGTTATCATGGGCGGCTGGGGATTCACGAAGTACTGGATGCCACCGATCATCTCAAATATTTGATTAAGCGGCGTGCTGATACTGATGACATCCGTCTCCAAGCGATACAGGATGGCATGACAAGTCTTAAGCAGGATGGTATTTTGAAAGTTTTGCAAGGTTTGACGGATATTCATGAGGTTCGGAGGGTTTGCATCAAATAA
- a CDS encoding SDR family oxidoreductase — MNGKIVMITGASSGFGAACARVFAEQGNRLVIAARRLDSLQRLRDELSGRVPVHAAVLDVREREAVQAFVSALPEEFCAIDLLVNNAGLALGLEPAQQASLDDWDTMVDTNIKGLMYCTRAVLPEMVARNRGQIINVGSTAGAWPYPGGNVYGGTKAFVEQFTRNLRADLLGSRVRASCIAPGMAETEFSAVRFKGDQQRAGKVYEGTEPLTAGDIAGIIKWISDQPEHVNINHLEVMSVFQSWAPFAVHRG, encoded by the coding sequence ATGAACGGCAAGATCGTTATGATTACCGGTGCGTCATCAGGATTTGGAGCCGCCTGTGCCAGGGTTTTTGCAGAGCAGGGCAACCGTTTGGTCATTGCAGCCCGCAGGCTTGATTCGTTGCAGAGGTTGCGTGATGAGTTGTCCGGGAGGGTCCCGGTGCATGCTGCTGTGCTGGATGTCCGGGAGCGTGAGGCTGTGCAGGCTTTTGTGTCGGCCTTACCGGAAGAGTTTTGTGCCATTGACCTGCTTGTGAACAACGCTGGCCTCGCTTTGGGGCTGGAACCAGCCCAGCAAGCCTCGTTGGATGACTGGGATACCATGGTGGATACCAATATCAAAGGGCTCATGTATTGCACCCGAGCTGTATTGCCCGAGATGGTCGCCCGCAATCGCGGCCAGATCATCAATGTCGGTTCGACAGCGGGTGCCTGGCCATATCCGGGGGGCAACGTCTATGGCGGTACCAAGGCCTTTGTAGAGCAGTTTACGCGTAATCTCAGGGCTGATCTGCTGGGAAGCCGTGTACGGGCCAGCTGCATTGCCCCGGGCATGGCTGAAACTGAATTTTCAGCGGTTCGCTTTAAAGGCGATCAACAAAGGGCCGGCAAAGTCTATGAAGGTACTGAGCCGCTCACTGCTGGTGATATCGCCGGGATAATCAAGTGGATCAGCGATCAGCCGGAACATGTCAATATCAATCACCTGGAGGTTATGTCTGTCTTCCAGAGCTGGGCACCTTTTGCGGTGCACCGCGGCTAG
- a CDS encoding DHA2 family efflux MFS transporter permease subunit: MTTASEKNINKWLITITVMLPTVMEIIDTSVANVALPHMQGSLNAGTDEVTWVLTSYLVSNAVVLPMTGWLSRMFGRKRFLMTCIILFTLASLLCGAAPNLASLIFFRVVQGAAGGALIPISQAILMETFPPQQQGMAMAIFGIGAMFGPIVGPALGGWITDNLNWRWIFYINLPIGLIAIVMCSLFIFDPEYLRRKSSAVLQIDYWGLFLLTTSMGALQVVLDKGQQEDWFNSSFILTFSVITVVSLLALIWVELIHPHPIVNLRLFKNISFSAGNLIMFVVGFCLYSSIMLIPLFLQTLVGYSATDAGLVMAPGGVATLLTMPFVGAMLGKRDGRKIVLTGLLIGATAMFIMQGLSLEASYWSFVWPRIVLGIGLAMIFVPLTTVTLSAIPRQEMGNATGVFNLLRNIGGSVGIAIAATLLARFSQFYQTSLVPSISQYNPVFQMRFNTLKQALIAKGMQASQADQTAMGMLYGMVRKQAAALAYNRIFFIIGLAFLAIIPLLLLLKRPRHQSGPMELH, translated from the coding sequence ATGACCACAGCCTCAGAAAAGAATATCAATAAATGGCTGATTACCATCACCGTGATGCTCCCCACGGTCATGGAGATCATCGACACCTCGGTGGCCAACGTGGCCTTGCCACACATGCAGGGCAGCCTGAATGCCGGAACCGATGAGGTAACCTGGGTTCTCACCTCCTACCTGGTCAGTAATGCCGTAGTGTTGCCGATGACCGGCTGGCTCTCCCGCATGTTTGGCCGCAAACGGTTCCTGATGACCTGCATCATCTTGTTTACCCTGGCATCACTGCTCTGCGGTGCAGCTCCCAACCTGGCATCACTGATCTTCTTCCGGGTGGTTCAGGGGGCTGCCGGCGGTGCATTGATTCCGATCAGTCAGGCCATCCTGATGGAAACCTTCCCGCCACAACAGCAGGGTATGGCCATGGCCATTTTTGGCATTGGTGCCATGTTCGGCCCGATCGTGGGCCCGGCCTTGGGGGGCTGGATCACCGACAATCTCAACTGGCGTTGGATCTTCTATATCAATCTGCCGATCGGCCTGATTGCAATCGTCATGTGCAGCCTGTTTATCTTTGACCCTGAGTATCTGCGACGAAAGTCCAGTGCGGTGCTTCAGATTGACTACTGGGGCCTGTTCCTGTTGACCACCAGCATGGGGGCATTGCAGGTGGTACTTGACAAGGGGCAGCAAGAGGACTGGTTCAACTCTTCTTTCATTCTCACCTTCAGCGTGATTACCGTTGTCTCGCTGCTGGCCTTGATCTGGGTGGAGTTAATCCATCCCCACCCGATTGTAAACCTGCGGCTGTTTAAGAACATCTCTTTCTCAGCCGGCAACCTGATTATGTTTGTCGTGGGGTTCTGCCTCTACAGCTCAATCATGCTGATCCCGCTGTTTCTGCAGACCCTGGTTGGCTACTCGGCGACTGATGCAGGTTTGGTTATGGCACCGGGCGGTGTGGCGACCCTGCTTACCATGCCGTTTGTAGGCGCCATGCTGGGCAAACGGGATGGACGCAAGATCGTTCTGACGGGACTACTGATCGGAGCAACCGCCATGTTTATCATGCAGGGGCTCAGCCTGGAGGCCTCCTACTGGTCCTTTGTCTGGCCCCGCATCGTTCTGGGAATCGGCCTTGCCATGATCTTCGTACCGCTGACCACGGTCACCCTTTCAGCAATCCCCCGGCAGGAAATGGGCAATGCCACCGGGGTCTTCAACCTGCTGCGCAATATCGGCGGCAGTGTCGGTATCGCTATTGCCGCCACCTTGCTGGCGCGGTTCTCACAGTTTTACCAAACCAGTCTCGTTCCCTCTATCAGCCAGTACAACCCCGTCTTTCAGATGCGGTTCAACACACTCAAGCAGGCCCTGATCGCCAAGGGGATGCAGGCAAGCCAGGCTGACCAGACAGCCATGGGCATGCTCTACGGAATGGTACGCAAACAGGCTGCCGCCCTGGCCTATAACCGGATTTTCTTCATCATAGGACTGGCCTTTCTTGCAATCATTCCACTTCTGCTCCTGCTGAAACGCCCCAGACACCAGTCTGGACCAATGGAGCTGCATTGA
- a CDS encoding MarR family winged helix-turn-helix transcriptional regulator — protein sequence MYEIEKSIGFLLAKAHQRGWALFSEEIGRYDLTPPQFSVLAFLWKQDGLTQTELSDKTQIDRTTLGGLIDRLERQGMVERKPHPQDRRAHLVFLTEKGSSQSGELSRLAGKVLERFVSGLTTQDRHELTRMLDILRKERN from the coding sequence ATGTATGAAATAGAAAAAAGTATCGGCTTCTTGCTTGCCAAGGCGCACCAGCGCGGCTGGGCACTCTTCTCCGAAGAGATCGGGCGCTATGACCTTACTCCGCCCCAATTCAGCGTTCTGGCCTTTCTCTGGAAACAGGACGGGCTGACCCAGACCGAACTGTCCGACAAAACCCAGATAGACCGCACCACGCTGGGAGGCCTGATCGACCGGCTTGAACGGCAGGGAATGGTGGAACGCAAACCCCATCCTCAGGACCGGCGGGCTCATCTGGTCTTCCTGACAGAGAAAGGCAGCAGCCAGTCTGGAGAGTTGAGCCGTCTGGCAGGTAAGGTACTTGAACGCTTTGTCTCAGGACTAACCACTCAGGATCGGCACGAACTGACACGTATGCTCGATATCCTGCGGAAAGAAAGGAACTGA
- a CDS encoding helix-turn-helix transcriptional regulator: MKTPNNVKILREKKLMSKSELARKAGVSTVTIDRIERGESCRLETMRKIILALGYTLEDRDKVFQEQG; the protein is encoded by the coding sequence ATGAAAACACCAAACAACGTAAAAATACTGCGAGAAAAAAAGTTGATGAGCAAGTCCGAGCTTGCACGTAAGGCTGGCGTTTCCACCGTCACCATTGATCGGATAGAGCGCGGTGAAAGCTGCCGACTTGAGACGATGCGCAAGATCATTTTGGCTCTCGGCTATACGCTGGAAGACCGGGATAAGGTGTTCCAAGAACAGGGATGA
- a CDS encoding 2-oxoacid:acceptor oxidoreductase subunit alpha, which yields MSKKVGFLQGNEAAAHGALYAGCKFFAGYPITPSTEVSEVLSVELPKVGGKFIQMEDEIGAMAALLGGALAGQKALTSTSGPGLSLKQELIGYGCIAEIPCVVYNVMRGGPSTGMPTGPSQSDVMCARWGTHGDHATIALMPASVQETYDMIVRAFNLAEKYRMPVHVLPDEIVAHMRERIEFREPGELEVIDRAAPTVPPSEYKPYDTKFGDVPPLAAFGSGYKFHVTGLNKLPDGFPTTKAEYVQAEEERQIRKVTANIDEIVEFEEFMLDDAEICVVAYGSTSRSARYAVNEAREKGIKAGMFRIKTFWPFPDKQIKALAEKVKGFIVPEMNLGMCSLEIERCAQGKAQILGINRVDGEPINPEQILEKMKEVK from the coding sequence GTGTCAAAAAAAGTCGGTTTTTTGCAAGGTAACGAGGCAGCTGCCCACGGCGCTCTGTATGCCGGTTGCAAGTTCTTCGCCGGTTACCCCATTACCCCCTCCACAGAAGTTTCGGAGGTTTTGTCCGTTGAGCTGCCTAAAGTAGGCGGTAAGTTTATTCAGATGGAAGACGAGATCGGTGCCATGGCTGCCCTGTTGGGTGGCGCTCTGGCCGGTCAAAAAGCCCTGACCTCCACTTCAGGCCCCGGTCTGTCCCTGAAGCAGGAGTTGATCGGTTACGGCTGCATCGCTGAGATCCCCTGTGTTGTGTACAACGTTATGCGTGGTGGCCCTTCAACCGGTATGCCGACCGGCCCCTCACAGTCAGACGTTATGTGTGCCCGTTGGGGTACCCATGGTGACCATGCCACTATCGCCCTGATGCCTGCTTCCGTTCAGGAAACCTACGACATGATCGTACGTGCCTTCAACCTGGCAGAGAAGTACCGTATGCCGGTACACGTACTGCCGGATGAGATCGTTGCTCACATGCGTGAGCGGATCGAATTCCGTGAGCCGGGCGAACTGGAAGTAATTGATCGTGCAGCTCCGACCGTGCCTCCTTCAGAGTACAAACCGTACGACACCAAGTTCGGTGATGTGCCTCCCCTGGCTGCCTTCGGTTCCGGCTACAAGTTCCACGTAACCGGTCTGAACAAGCTGCCGGACGGCTTCCCGACCACCAAGGCTGAGTATGTCCAGGCTGAAGAAGAGCGTCAGATCCGTAAAGTCACTGCCAATATTGATGAGATCGTTGAGTTTGAAGAGTTCATGCTTGACGATGCAGAAATCTGTGTAGTTGCCTATGGTTCAACCTCCCGTTCTGCTCGTTATGCGGTGAATGAGGCACGTGAGAAGGGTATCAAGGCCGGTATGTTCCGGATCAAGACCTTCTGGCCGTTCCCGGACAAGCAGATCAAGGCCCTGGCCGAAAAGGTTAAAGGCTTCATCGTACCTGAAATGAACCTGGGTATGTGCAGCCTTGAGATCGAGCGCTGCGCACAAGGCAAGGCTCAGATCCTCGGCATCAATCGTGTTGACGGCGAGCCGATCAACCCTGAGCAGATCCTTGAGAAGATGAAGGAGGTTAAGTAA